From a single Halogeometricum sp. S3BR5-2 genomic region:
- a CDS encoding type II toxin-antitoxin system PemK/MazF family toxin: MTDEEPKPVFERGDVVHGDDPFKGAENSRPWLILSNHEGRPFYGEQYIALTLTTKSWIDGLLDVPAESWVYGGMPEESRIVPWGIQSISYEDIDFWQGRLRDGIVDEAVSRLVEELQ, encoded by the coding sequence CGAAGAGCCGAAACCGGTCTTCGAGCGGGGCGACGTCGTCCACGGTGACGACCCGTTCAAAGGCGCAGAGAATTCTCGACCCTGGCTTATCCTGTCAAACCACGAAGGACGCCCGTTCTACGGCGAGCAGTACATCGCACTGACGCTCACGACGAAGTCGTGGATTGACGGGCTACTCGACGTTCCCGCCGAGAGTTGGGTGTATGGTGGGATGCCCGAGGAGAGTCGAATCGTCCCGTGGGGCATCCAGTCGATTAGCTACGAGGACATCGACTTCTGGCAGGGTCGGCTCCGAGATGGTATCGTCGATGAGGCAGTATCAAGGCTCGTCGAAGAACTTCAGTAG